CTCACGCCGACGACTCGTTTGGGCTTTGGCCGTGCCTGCTTCCTCCTCGCCGGCCCACCTACTGCATCTGATTCTGATCTGATATCGGGGGTGATCGCTCGCTCGATGACATGATCATACAAAATAAAATATCAGCAGATTTGGCCAAACACCAGAGGCTGGGAGCATGAGTGTGTGTGCCATGCATGGCCGTATGATGAAGATGAACACGCCTGCTGCTTGCTGATCTAGCTAGCTTTGCCATTATTAGCGAGACGGATGGAGACTGCTGCACCTATCTGCATCTACCTGCGTGAATCATCACGCCGGTCCTCGTCTCCTTCCCTTCCGTCGCCTCTTTCACGTGTGGGGTGTGAGGCGCCGGGCCCCTCCTCCTCAACCtgcttccttctttcttcttctttttcaccgAAGCAGCACGTGACAATCTATATAGAGAACAATCAGAAGGAATGGAGGAGAAATGGAAATCAAATCAAATCGCACAAGATCTCCAAATGCTGACCCTCACTCAAATCAGATGCCGATACGGGAGCTGGCCGTCCAACCATATCCACATGCAAGTTTGAATTAAAAAAAACTTATCGCTCGGAATAGCGTGATCACCAGAAAAAAGTAAAGAAAGCATAGCAATTGAAAAGAAAAAACTGAAACAATAGTGCTTTCCACCATTGTGACTTGAAAAAATTAGTGCCTTCTGCTATTATGAGCACTTGAAAAGTAAAAAAGAGTGTAGCACTTGAAGGAAAAAAAGCGAAACAATAATGATTCCGCCAAATGCTAGCAACCTTCCGCCCAAGAGTAAAAAAATTAGCATCGGCTTTCCGTCATCCAGACAGAGAGAGGACACGTGGTGGCTTTGGATTGGCCAGACGGATGTACGAACTCTTGCAAAGCTCCCCTTTGTTTGTCTCTTGTTTGTGAAAAACAGACGTCCGGACGCGTCGACGGACCGATGTGGGACTGTGTTGAATGGCAAACTGTATCCGGACAATGTGGTCCAGATATATGCAGGCGATTCGAAGGTCCGTTTTGGAGATGCCCTAAATGCAACATGTGGGGAACATGTAATTAAATACTTGGTTAAGCTGAGTCACAAGTGGAAATTCAAGGGATGCCCACGGACGCATATAAACGGATTTATGATAATCTAAAAAATGATGGAATTCAATATGGTTAACGAGGTTATTCTTTTTTCTAAAAGCTTAAATATTCCATGTTCCATGAACATTTCTATGATGTACTAGATCTTTTGAAATTCTCTGTTTTTCAGAAACGTGATACAACAGTAGGCAATCAGATACACGCACATCCACACATCTATGAGTAAGGTCTAGGATCAAACCCATGTTTACCACAAGAAACCTAACCAACAAAGCCAAGCTCACTTGACCCTAGTTTTCCATTTTCCTTCAATTATCCTTTTTTTCCTTATTAGTTTTCATGTAAGTATCTATTATTTTACAAAAGAATAATTTTCTTGTAACTTTTTGAAAACTGTGAATTTTTATGTTGACTAGGTTGCCATTTGTGAAACCAATGTTTAGTAGGATTTTCAATGGAACAAATCACCAGATTAAGATAATTTAGGCACTTAGAGCATCTATGGCTAGACCCATTATATTGCTCCTATATGTCCAGACGAACAGGACGATCAGTGCATAAATACATTTACACTCGCCTAATATCCCAAAAAATACACATAAGAATaaactaaaaaagaaaaaagaagaaagatgcataaaaaacgaaaaaaaaacaaagaaagagagGGGAGGGCTGGGTCGTCAGATGGGCTAACTAGAGCTAGCTCGGTAGCATAGCTAACTGGGCTTCAGCCCTTGAAGAATTATCTGACCGAAAACTGTGGCCAGTCAAAATTTTCGAGCCCGAAACAAGACATACCACAGAACAAGAAAAAAAATATTTCTCAaagataaaacaagaaaaaaaatgagCATGAGTCTTGGGAGCAGCAATCAACGGTTAGAAAAATCGACTGATCCAAATTTATTTTTCAAGGGATCTACATATTGCTAAACAGGcacttcctccgtttctaaatatatttttaaacatttcaaatagactacaacatacggatgtatgtagatataATTTAAAGTgtgtattcactcattttgcttcgtatgtagtcatttgttgaaatctctgaaaaagacttatatttaaaaacggaggaaGTACCAATTAGTAGTACAAATTAACAAGACGATCGAATTGATTGATGAACTTAATCCCCACAAAATTAGTACTATCATATATACAACTTTGAGGCAAATCATGGTGATTGATGAACTTAATCCCCATAAAATTAGTACTATCATATATACAACACTGAGGAGGCAAATCATGGTCGATTGTTTACGCCGAAAAGAACATCCGAGCACAATCATCGATCATTCTAGGAACGGGTAATCAGTGTATCCGACGGCGGGGtgggcggcgccggcgccggcgccgtagAAGGTGGCGCTGACGCAGTCGTTGAGCGGCGCGCCGAGCTCGAACCTCCTCGGCAGGTCCGGGTTCGCCAGGAAGAGCCGCCCGTACGCCACCAGGTCGGCGTACCCCTCGCCGACGGCCGCGTCGCCCTCCTCCCGCCCGTACCCGCCGCTGGCGATGAACGTGCCGCCGAACGCCTCCCTGTAAGGCAGCAGCCGCCGGGACACGCGCCGCCGGCCGTCCACCTTGGGCTCGATCATGTGGCAGTAGAGCACGCCGAGGTCGTTGAGCCGGCTGACGACATGGAGCGCCAGCGCGTGCTCGTCCGGCTCTGCGGTGAACTGGTCCAGTCGCAGGCCCAGGCGGTGGCCGCCGATCTCCCGCGCCACGGCGTCCACCACCTCCAGCGCGAACCGGCAGCGACTCTCCGGGCCACCGCCGTCGACGACGAAGTAGCCGTTGGTGCCTTGGAGCTCGACGCCGTCGAAGCCTGCCATGGCACGGCACGGTTGGTGTCTGATTTCAGAAGTGAAACAGGGGAGCTCGAAAAAGAAAACTGAAACGACGGTCTCCCACGCGCGCACCGGCATCGATGGCGTTCCTGGCGGCGCGTCTGAACGCGTCGACGACGCCGGGCGCGTCCTCAGCTGCCACCCTCCTCGGCGACGTGAGCTCCTCGCGGCGGCCATCATAGCTCATCTGCGGGCTCACCTGCTGCCTTTCCCTGACGGCGTCGCCGGGGGCGGCCGCGGCGTGCCAGAGCTGGCAGAAGAAGACGGCGCCCTCGGCGTGCACGGCGTCGACCACGGGCCTCCACGCCTCGACCTGCTCCGGCGCCCAGACCCCCGGCATGTCCCTGAACGAGGCCGGCTCCTCGTCCTGCCTTGCCGGCGCGACGCGCGTGGCCTCGGAGATGAGGAGGCCGCCGGGGGTGGCGCGCTGGGAGTAGTAGAGGGCGGCGTGCGGCTGCGGCACGCCGCCGTAGGCGCGCTGCCGCGTCATGGGCGCCAGCACGACCCGGTGCGACAGCTCGAACTGGCCCATCTTGTACGGCGTGAGCAGAGGGATGGGCTCCATCTCGGATCCGCTCCGCTGCTCAGAAGCTGAGCAATGGCGGCTGAGATTTGCTTGCAGGGAGACAGAACTGGCGGTGGATGCGGGAGGTCAAAGATTTTGATCGACGGTGGCGGCACTCCACTGATTACCAccacggagtggctgtcggagtcacgGTGCGGTCGGTCCGTCTTGTCTGGTCATCAGAGGTCCAGCGCGGGGCCATCGCTGAAGCACGGCGAGGTCACGGCGCCATGGCGACCAAACGATCGGAAGATAGTAGTGGAAGAGTTGCCGGCGATCTCATCTTTCTTGTGTGAAGTATCGGCAGAGACGAGCAGCCCAAGACGCGACAACTACGTTAACTTGCTTGTTTTCTGGCAGAGAGGCGAGATTATCCGGCCTCCTACGTGTCGTGAGCGCACCGGTGCTACAAGTTGCACGACAGCGAGGTGGCGCGAAAGCTCCCTGCAGCAAGCACCGCACGGCAAGCAACCGCCGACCGGCTCTACGTCAGGataccttaccagagcgatgaggagactgagaagtaaaaagaattcctaaattctccgatatataatttctaatgactcaaaacatttttctaaacacaactcggccgctaaaaacgatcaagcaataggGCTCCAAAGGTCGggaaaggctctgataccaacttgtaacaccctcgatgcgactatagctcccacgtgtcgaggcacgacttagagacataatcgcattgaaggcatatgtcgcaagttagacaatcttcacaacatcccatataatataaataataaagggaagataacatagttggcttatactcgccacgtcaatcaagtacataaataacattacatcatccaaacactcatggcccgactacggcgccaaaataaaagagaaccaaacatgcgacacggtcccaatcacccccaactgggcaccactactgatcatcgggaaggaaacatagtaacgttgagagtcttcgtcgaactcccacttgagctcatacgcgtctcctggagcggaatcatcaggccctgcatctggtgtaacagtaatctgtgagccatagggactcagcaatctcgcaccctcgcgatcaagactatttaagcttataggtatggcaaggtaaatataagtggagctgcagcaagcgactaacatatatggtggctaacttattcgcaaaaaagagcgagaagaggaggcaaagcgcgagcgagaaactagagaaccacctgcgcaaacattactccaacaccgtgtccacttcccggactccgccgagaagaggccatcgcggtaacacactcggttgattcattttaaaataagttaaggttcaagttatctacaactggacattaacaaattctcatctgcccataaccgcgggcacggctttcgaaagttcaaatccctgcaggggagtcccaacttagcccatgacaagctcttacggtcaacgaaggaatagacctcctcccaagacgttccgatcagactcggtatctcggtaattcaagacacttcgacaggttaaaacaagaccagcaacaccgtttgaatgtgccgacaaatcccgataggagctgcacatatctcgttctcagggcacactcagataggtcaagctacgagtaaaaccaaccctcaagtttccccgaggtggccccgcaggctgcccggtttggaccaacactcagagggagcactggcccgggagggttaaaataaaatgacccttgggctccggaaactcaagagaaaaagaggctaggtggcgaatgataaaaccaaggttgggcattgctggaaaagctttaatcaaggcgaactatcaaggggtttccattatcacccaaccgcgtaaggaacgcaaaatccggaaacataacaccaatatgacggaaactagggcggcaagagtggaacaaaacactaggcgagaggccgacccttccaccctttaccaagtatatagatacattaagatagcaagataatataatgatatcccaacaagtaaataaatgttccaaaaaggaacggcctccaatcttcacctgcaactagcaatgctataagaggggctgagcaaagcgataacatagccaatcaacggtttgctaggacatggtgggttagaggtttgacatggcaatttgggaggcttgaaagcaaatggtaggcatcgtagcattggcatagcaaaagagcgagcaaactagcatagcaaagatagtagtgatttcgagggtatgaccatcttgcctgcacagttgtcagagttgactggatcctcgaaagcaaactcaacgggctccttgttagcaaactcgtctctcggctctacccaaacaagacaaacaagcaacaaggatacaatcaaccacgtgcaaaatcaaacaacacgatgcaaagatgatatgctatgtgggatgcgatgcgggatgcaaaatacaagatgtgacaggaaatgcatgaacctggcctcaacttgaaaattcaagtgtgccactggaaagatgagatgaaatcgcttgaaaactatataaagaacgccggaatcggagttacggtttggaaatggcaagcgattcaaatatgacaccggtctgcgatttacagcaagtaggcatctaaatgcaatggaatgaacatgctacagcacccaaacatgacaaaaaatacatgacagggatgtatacaagatgcttaacaaaagtctagcactaagctacggccaattcatccattaacaggttcaaacaaggatggcaaaaaatacaaatgacaaacagatctcagacttagtgaagttaacacttgtctggaatttcagatcaggtagccctcttaggagcaacaaaactacatgctacaggacctgaacatgacaaagtaaagcatggcatggagctactcaaagatcttaacaaaagtcccttagtgaccttgagccaaaagggatcagaaaatacaattgcaagcaagtgaacatagcaaaaacataatcagttttcatacttagtgaaaactggagcaagctgaaatataactcaagtaggcatgtttacgagctcgatgcactcactacggtgcaagtcatggaaagacaaacatacacccataaagaaggcacaaaattcaagctagacatagtaagaacaatagcatagcatgcacggatcaactacaacatcaccggcaaaattgcaaacaagttgataatctgcccagattcacaaagtagcaaaagtagagctcgattgactcaagttagggtgctccataattgcaaacaaaggcatggttggatagagcactacaatattaacaaaactcccttaattatcatcctcaaaagaggcacggatcactaggaaacaacatgaacatatggcatcatgagataaacaggtccaggacttagtgaaattactgtccctgaaaacagaattagcaagtgcaccactttgcaagcttgcacaagtctccacacacatcacaaaaatacatgggttgcacctctggaaagatgacaaaacccttaacaaaacacatgtagaactcacgggcatatcatgcacacaataatcatggcaaaaatgacaaaagtgctaaacggagtagcagatctgacaattaactcaagtagccctcttctaacagcatttcgggcatcaagatgagctcaaatgaaaatgatgcaatggaatgaaatgatgtactctctgagatgaacattttgatatgctatatacaTGAATCGAAACTACTGATGCAAAGTTACAGAGCtacgaacatgtgcatatggactgaaaatatctgggacttagacgaaaatgACCTAGGGTCTTTTGGATCTAGATCTCGcgcacggaaatcgaggcgggGCCGGGCCCTGTAGGCCAGCGGggaaggagctcgccggagccggcgttgacggcgggaggcggcggcggaagcagcggccgggcgaggcggcggcggcggcggaggcagcggccgggcgaggcggcggcggcggcggctgggcgaggcggcggcagcggctgagCGCGGCGNNNNNNNNNNNNNNNNNNNNNNNNNNNNNNNNNNNNNNNNNNNNNNNNNNNNNNNNNNNNNNNNNNNNNNNNNNNNNNNNNNNNNNNNNNNNNNNNNNNNNNNNNNNNNNNNNNNNNNNNNNNNNNNNNNNNNNNNNNNNNNNNNNNNNNNNNNNNNNNNNNNNNNNNNNNNNNNNNNNNNNNNNNNNNNNNNNNNNNNNNNNNNNNNNNNNNNNNNNNNNNNNNNNNNNNNNNNNNNNNNNNNNNNNNNNNNNNNNGGAGGCGGGGAGGCGGGCGCGGCCCGGTTGGAGCGGGGAGGGGGCCGGCTTCGGGCCGGCaggcctcggcggcggcgcgggcgagagCCTCCACGTGACAGCGCGCtagtgggcgcgggcggcggcggacattgtccggcccgctctgaacacgtccggcggcggcggtggtggatctagggttaggggggagagtggaaccgcgaatttgaaggaggggtctatttataggcatagagggagctaggggagtccaaatgaggtgcggttttcggccacgcgatcgtgatcgagcgCTCTAGATGATGAAGCAGAGCTAGGTGGGTTTGGGCCAATTTGGAGGGGTGTTgagttgcaacacacacgaggccttttcggtccctcggttaaccgttggagtatcaaacgaagtccaaatggtacgaaacttgacaggcggtctaccggtagtaaatcaaggccgcttgacaagtctcggtccaatccggaaatgtttaatccacacacacgaaagaaagctagaaatgaccaccggaggagaacgaagcgccggaatgcaaaacggacaacggggaaaatgctcgaatgcatgagacgaagacgtatgcaaatgcaatgca
This portion of the Triticum dicoccoides isolate Atlit2015 ecotype Zavitan chromosome 7A, WEW_v2.0, whole genome shotgun sequence genome encodes:
- the LOC119331717 gene encoding 12-oxophytodienoate reductase 1-like translates to MEPIPLLTPYKMGQFELSHRVVLAPMTRQRAYGGVPQPHAALYYSQRATPGGLLISEATRVAPARQDEEPASFRDMPGVWAPEQVEAWRPVVDAVHAEGAVFFCQLWHAAAAPGDAVRERQQVSPQMSYDGRREELTSPRRVAAEDAPGVVDAFRRAARNAIDAGFDGVELQGTNGYFVVDGGGPESRCRFALEVVDAVAREIGGHRLGLRLDQFTAEPDEHALALHVVSRLNDLGVLYCHMIEPKVDGRRRVSRRLLPYREAFGGTFIASGGYGREEGDAAVGEGYADLVAYGRLFLANPDLPRRFELGAPLNDCVSATFYGAGAGAAHPAVGYTDYPFLE